The following proteins come from a genomic window of Mycobacterium sp. DL:
- a CDS encoding glycosyltransferase family 4 protein — protein sequence MALSKSSRRDLGQKKATRRALWVSTSLSTHGGIATYVRNMRGTTLWLEWDIHHIATHCNGSALARLVIFLKGLGRFVYELSRQRVSVVHIHTSSYGSFARKSILTWISALFQVPVILHVHGSEFHQFFEKVPKPAKLFIRATLERADAVIALGEIWARRLELIAPDANIAVVPNAIRLSPVVDQSDRDPIHVLFLGEVCERKGTFLLLESWARLFENCPSAQARLSIVGNGDNERAHSIINKLGIRDCVEVRGWLSPSEVQGLLANTQILVLPSLNEGQPMAILEAMARGICVVASNSGGIPEMLGDASGILVDPLEVTYLTQAIERVITDHEARHLVGTAARERIEKHFNIDIVCRQLDSLYHDVS from the coding sequence ATGGCACTATCCAAGTCTAGCCGCCGAGACCTCGGCCAGAAAAAGGCAACTAGACGCGCACTGTGGGTCTCCACCAGCCTTTCGACACATGGCGGCATCGCAACTTACGTACGAAATATGCGCGGAACTACTCTCTGGCTCGAATGGGATATCCACCACATTGCGACGCATTGCAATGGATCCGCGCTGGCGCGTCTGGTGATATTTCTCAAGGGTCTGGGAAGATTCGTGTACGAGCTCTCTAGGCAGCGAGTTAGCGTTGTCCACATCCACACCTCGTCGTATGGCAGTTTTGCGCGGAAATCGATCCTGACCTGGATTTCAGCACTTTTTCAAGTTCCAGTGATACTTCACGTACACGGATCGGAGTTTCACCAATTCTTTGAGAAGGTGCCAAAGCCAGCCAAACTTTTTATTCGCGCGACCCTCGAGAGAGCCGATGCAGTTATAGCTCTGGGAGAAATTTGGGCTAGGCGACTTGAGCTAATTGCGCCCGATGCGAACATCGCAGTTGTGCCTAACGCGATTCGGCTAAGTCCGGTGGTTGATCAATCGGATCGCGATCCAATCCATGTCTTGTTTTTAGGCGAAGTTTGTGAGCGGAAGGGAACTTTCCTTCTACTTGAGTCTTGGGCCCGACTATTTGAAAATTGCCCTTCGGCCCAAGCGAGGTTATCCATCGTCGGCAACGGAGATAATGAGCGCGCCCACAGTATCATCAACAAACTGGGAATCAGAGACTGCGTGGAAGTACGTGGATGGCTATCGCCTTCAGAGGTGCAAGGACTCCTTGCAAACACCCAAATACTCGTCCTTCCCTCGCTGAACGAAGGCCAGCCTATGGCAATACTGGAAGCAATGGCGCGAGGAATTTGTGTCGTAGCCAGCAATTCGGGCGGTATCCCGGAGATGTTGGGCGATGCGAGCGGGATATTGGTCGATCCGCTCGAGGTTACCTATTTAACTCAAGCAATCGAACGCGTCATAACCGACCATGAAGCGCGTCACCTGGTCGGTACTGCCGCACGCGAGCGGATCGAAAAACATTTCAATATAGACATTGTTTGCCGCCAGCTAGATTCTCTATATCACGATGTTAGTTGA
- a CDS encoding alginate lyase family protein → MVNSKLAWYGRRLRTMQTREILWRAGRTFLPTSATAVDGDLLTGCDSSQDWEHALERFRLGVDRPSLLDQVGAQLVAGQSTEHVSNVVKAAQAASEQTFQFFGYPPTTISGTLNWNWDPIAGVQWPSLPSERINHRIAAGDVKWIWELNRLQHLPWLAQAWLFTGNERYSNSAFEQLDSWIIQNPPGQGIAWRGAFEAGIRAISVAVALQGLRDSPHLTVERYREIVNLMAHTAQKCWRERSRFSSANNHLVGEMAGLAVIAIMMPELKGSADWEQLAVEALCCEASKQILPDGSGAEQAIGYQMFTGELLHLVAALLVVRDDRAPQRIVNALSRSSAFLAAAVGFDDPDPRYGDDDEGFAVRLGPAVARTIRHHLGILAAFEWGAAGAYAATNSVDAEWFRAISPSHSVPSSLEDSTTRATSSTAQHFAKDGGLVILRSEKRRITMDVGPLGYLSIAAHGHADALSITLSDAGHDIIGDPGTGSYYGHPTWREVMRGTRAHSTVTVDDSDQSTSGGPFLWSRHAKTSIRRVDLSEGFVDAEHDGYRRLHGDVVHRRWLIAPPNERASLVIDQLTGRGAHQIRTTWPLHPSLDITYVEGGHLLHRSGSPIFLLLQSATTTLICDDVRGDESRNLGWWSERLETRVPSWWLCTNSKVELPLAVATLISPTDGIHTSRLRLNWQGQEIRANWLEDERERAITLFLDSSTVVFHDSDELRR, encoded by the coding sequence ATGGTGAACTCAAAGCTCGCGTGGTATGGGCGCCGGCTACGGACAATGCAGACGCGTGAGATACTTTGGCGCGCTGGCCGGACATTCTTGCCAACAAGTGCTACAGCAGTAGATGGCGATTTGCTTACGGGTTGCGATTCGTCACAGGATTGGGAGCACGCACTCGAGCGGTTTCGCCTTGGCGTTGACCGGCCGAGCTTGCTTGATCAAGTAGGGGCACAGTTGGTCGCAGGCCAAAGTACCGAGCACGTCTCCAATGTTGTCAAAGCTGCACAAGCGGCTTCGGAGCAGACTTTCCAGTTCTTCGGATACCCTCCGACAACGATCAGCGGAACTCTAAATTGGAACTGGGACCCGATAGCTGGCGTTCAGTGGCCCTCACTTCCCTCCGAGCGGATAAACCACCGTATCGCTGCGGGCGACGTGAAATGGATCTGGGAGCTAAACCGCCTCCAACATCTGCCGTGGCTGGCACAGGCTTGGCTTTTCACCGGAAATGAGCGCTATAGCAATAGTGCGTTTGAACAGCTCGACAGTTGGATTATCCAGAACCCGCCCGGTCAAGGTATCGCATGGCGGGGGGCTTTCGAGGCCGGGATACGGGCGATCTCCGTTGCCGTCGCGTTGCAAGGACTGCGCGATTCGCCGCACCTCACGGTGGAGCGATACCGAGAGATCGTAAACCTAATGGCACATACCGCGCAGAAGTGTTGGCGCGAGCGATCCCGATTCAGCTCCGCTAACAACCACCTGGTGGGCGAGATGGCAGGGCTTGCAGTCATCGCAATTATGATGCCTGAGCTCAAAGGGTCTGCAGACTGGGAACAGTTGGCGGTCGAGGCTTTGTGTTGTGAGGCGTCGAAGCAGATCCTGCCTGACGGTTCGGGAGCCGAGCAAGCGATCGGCTATCAGATGTTCACGGGAGAGTTGCTGCACCTGGTGGCAGCGTTGCTGGTAGTACGCGATGATCGTGCCCCCCAACGTATCGTGAATGCACTATCGCGTAGTAGCGCCTTTCTAGCGGCTGCTGTGGGCTTCGACGATCCAGATCCGCGATATGGCGATGACGACGAAGGCTTTGCGGTGCGACTGGGTCCAGCTGTCGCAAGAACGATCCGGCATCACCTAGGAATCCTCGCAGCGTTTGAGTGGGGCGCTGCAGGTGCTTACGCTGCTACGAATTCTGTTGACGCTGAATGGTTCAGAGCGATATCGCCATCACACTCCGTGCCTAGTTCACTAGAAGACTCCACTACCAGAGCCACGAGTTCGACCGCGCAGCATTTCGCTAAGGATGGCGGGTTGGTGATCCTTCGTTCCGAAAAACGGCGGATCACTATGGATGTCGGGCCGTTGGGCTACCTGTCGATCGCCGCCCACGGCCACGCGGATGCTCTGTCAATCACTCTGAGCGACGCCGGCCACGACATTATTGGCGACCCGGGCACCGGCAGTTACTACGGACATCCAACCTGGCGCGAGGTGATGCGTGGAACCAGAGCCCACTCAACCGTTACCGTCGATGACAGCGATCAGTCGACATCAGGTGGCCCCTTCCTGTGGTCGCGCCACGCGAAGACAAGTATCCGTCGAGTGGATCTTTCAGAGGGATTTGTTGACGCCGAGCACGACGGGTACCGCCGATTACACGGGGATGTCGTCCACAGGAGGTGGCTTATTGCACCCCCCAACGAGCGTGCGTCCCTAGTCATTGATCAATTGACCGGCCGAGGCGCCCATCAGATTCGAACCACTTGGCCCCTACATCCAAGCCTAGACATAACTTATGTCGAAGGGGGGCACCTTTTGCACCGTTCGGGTTCACCGATATTTCTGCTTCTTCAGTCTGCTACCACCACACTAATTTGTGACGATGTGCGTGGAGACGAATCGCGAAACTTGGGATGGTGGTCCGAACGGCTTGAGACTCGCGTGCCTTCTTGGTGGCTATGCACTAACTCCAAAGTCGAACTGCCCTTGGCTGTAGCTACACTGATTTCACCGACCGACGGAATACACACAAGCCGTCTTCGACTAAACTGGCAGGGCCAAGAAATCAGGGCTAATTGGCTCGAGGACGAGCGCGAACGAGCCATAACCCTCTTCTTGGACAGCTCTACGGTCGTTTTCCACGATTCAGACGAACTGAGGCGTTGA